A genomic region of Rhipicephalus sanguineus isolate Rsan-2018 chromosome 1, BIME_Rsan_1.4, whole genome shotgun sequence contains the following coding sequences:
- the LOC119379564 gene encoding uncharacterized protein LOC119379564 isoform X1 → MGNGSDEMQFRELLGKLEALWTAEQFCEKQDDIWRLLKRDVPRRSRFSCRTVRDMLDILTDREVITPQETVLLERLAAVFSIQEASEHIQAFRKIPLDKDTCSVCSAPCQASLLYRTPVQENTGQKELVCAILYLCEQKCPWKTVVRAFPKTLNVKEGEIERLESMACASKPQLKRCLTCSGFEVMESWRKKHPQHATVKLLLKYLASERVSPSYSEDIKNGFHMAMTVSSKCLLCKTGCELQAQRGEAVSVQIVCAQILNRDIQETS, encoded by the exons ATG GGTAACGGAAGTGATGAAATGCAGTTCAGGGAACTGCTGGGCAAGCTGGAAGCATTGTGGACAGCAGAACAGTTCTGTGAGAAACAAGATGACATATGGCGCCTGCTCAAGCGGGACGTCCCTCGAAGATCCAGGTTCAGCTGCCGCACTGTCCGCGACATGCTTGACATTCTCACTGACCGGGAGGTCATCACACCACAAGAAACAGTGCTGTTGGAGCGGCTCGCTGCTGTATTCTCAATCCAGGAGGCTTCGGAGCATATTCAAGCCTTTCGAAAAATACCACTGGACAAAGACACCTGCAGCGTGTGTTCTGCACCATGTCAGGCATCATTACTTTACCGCACACCTGTTCAGGAAAACACTG GTCAGAAAGAGTTGGTGTGTGCCATTCTCTATCTCTGTGAACAGAAGTGCCCATGGAAGACAGTTGTTCGAGCATTTCCAAAAACATTAAATGTCAAGGAGGGCGAGATTGAGCGGCTGGAATCAATGGCATGTGCCTCTAAGCCACAGCTCAAGCGGTGTCTGACCTGTTCCGGCTTTGAAGTTATGGAGTCCTGGAGGAAGAAACATCCGCAACATGCCACAGTAAAACTGCTACTGAAGTACCTGGCCAGTGAACGGGTCAGCCCTAGCTATTCTGAAGACATCAAGAACGGCTTTCACATGGCAATGACTGTGAGCTCAAAGTGCCTTTTGTGTAAGACAGGGTGTGAGCTGCAAGCGCAGCGTGGCGAGGCTGTCTCGGTACAAATTGTCTGCGCACAGATTCTTAATCGGGACATTCAGGAAACATCTTGA
- the LOC119379564 gene encoding uncharacterized protein LOC119379564 isoform X2 — protein sequence MGNGSDEMQFRELLGKLEALWTAEQFCEKQDDIWRLLKRDVPRRSRFSCRTVRDMLDILTDREVITPQETVLLERLAAVFSIQEASEHIQAFRKIPLDKDTCSVCSAPCQASLLYRTPVQENTGQKELVCAILYLCEQKCPWKTVVRAFPKTLNVKEGEIERLESMACASKPQLKRCLTCSGFEVMESWRKKHPQHATVKLLLKYLASERVSPSYSEDIKNGFHMAMTVSSKCLLCKTGCELQAQRGEAVSVQIVCAQILNRDIQETS from the exons GGTAACGGAAGTGATGAAATGCAGTTCAGGGAACTGCTGGGCAAGCTGGAAGCATTGTGGACAGCAGAACAGTTCTGTGAGAAACAAGATGACATATGGCGCCTGCTCAAGCGGGACGTCCCTCGAAGATCCAGGTTCAGCTGCCGCACTGTCCGCGACATGCTTGACATTCTCACTGACCGGGAGGTCATCACACCACAAGAAACAGTGCTGTTGGAGCGGCTCGCTGCTGTATTCTCAATCCAGGAGGCTTCGGAGCATATTCAAGCCTTTCGAAAAATACCACTGGACAAAGACACCTGCAGCGTGTGTTCTGCACCATGTCAGGCATCATTACTTTACCGCACACCTGTTCAGGAAAACACTG GTCAGAAAGAGTTGGTGTGTGCCATTCTCTATCTCTGTGAACAGAAGTGCCCATGGAAGACAGTTGTTCGAGCATTTCCAAAAACATTAAATGTCAAGGAGGGCGAGATTGAGCGGCTGGAATCAATGGCATGTGCCTCTAAGCCACAGCTCAAGCGGTGTCTGACCTGTTCCGGCTTTGAAGTTATGGAGTCCTGGAGGAAGAAACATCCGCAACATGCCACAGTAAAACTGCTACTGAAGTACCTGGCCAGTGAACGGGTCAGCCCTAGCTATTCTGAAGACATCAAGAACGGCTTTCACATGGCAATGACTGTGAGCTCAAAGTGCCTTTTGTGTAAGACAGGGTGTGAGCTGCAAGCGCAGCGTGGCGAGGCTGTCTCGGTACAAATTGTCTGCGCACAGATTCTTAATCGGGACATTCAGGAAACATCTTGA